A genomic segment from Paenibacillus sp. FSL K6-1096 encodes:
- a CDS encoding RloB domain-containing protein, translated as MVHVKQFLETLDLLKEANSIRGKQIKYLMGYSNLTFELWMALHKNNFNAYAEHRSHYLRHINNAFNERFTELNTYKEEDNFKRMLRKLSLDDVKAAVRRAKTIMQRNTENKLQVLQHKGFKYFKDNPSLTIHESIEKILKDCGLI; from the coding sequence ATGGTGCATGTTAAACAGTTCCTCGAGACCTTGGATCTTCTGAAAGAGGCTAACAGTATCAGGGGGAAACAGATTAAATATCTCATGGGTTATAGCAACCTAACCTTTGAGCTCTGGATGGCTTTGCACAAAAATAATTTTAACGCGTATGCCGAACATCGGTCTCACTATCTGCGTCACATCAATAACGCCTTCAATGAGCGATTTACTGAGCTTAACACTTACAAGGAAGAGGACAACTTCAAGCGAATGCTTCGCAAATTGTCGTTGGACGATGTAAAGGCGGCAGTAAGAAGAGCCAAGACAATAATGCAGCGGAATACAGAAAACAAGTTGCAAGTGCTACAGCACAAGGGCTTTAAATATTTTAAAGACAATCCTTCGCTCACCATTCACGAGTCGATCGAGAAAAT
- a CDS encoding ATP-binding protein — translation MLLEFRTKNFKSFKDELVFSMTPAPKQKGLDYSILKEKIGSKEYKGLSSAVIYGPNASGKTNIIGAMDVLKSIILRGHIRNGDSKSKANPAAGQLELIPNRSLQKKTPVDFEIKFIANDLMFEYKLSLDLGGFLDEDYKRKVVSETLSVNEKLVFSRNPSLEFGDLNVIKKYVIVGFEGNEESLFNLAKNNLNPSELFLMNGFKIMFSSKLSDIIKNWLEDKFMVFCRADSLQSLPLSSKKATIYINSTINEAARIFGINSNALGYLANDDDSEPKLVSLVGGQNGNMPVQAEVFESYGTIRFVNLFPVVMSALVNGGTLVIDEFDASLHPMALMSIVNIFHNDEVNKKKSQLIFNTHNPIFLNSNLFRRDEIKFVERDDESFCSTHYSLSDFGTSGRNGVRNGSEYMKNYFVNQYGAIKDIDFTSVFENLLESRGELVEDGSKSEG, via the coding sequence ATGCTCCTTGAGTTTAGAACCAAGAACTTTAAATCCTTTAAAGATGAACTGGTATTCTCAATGACTCCAGCACCAAAGCAAAAAGGTCTGGATTACAGTATTTTAAAGGAAAAAATTGGTTCAAAGGAATATAAGGGTTTGAGCTCAGCAGTTATTTACGGTCCAAACGCTTCAGGAAAGACCAACATTATTGGTGCAATGGATGTCCTTAAAAGCATTATTTTAAGAGGGCATATTCGTAATGGGGACAGTAAGTCAAAAGCGAACCCTGCTGCGGGTCAGTTGGAGTTGATTCCTAACCGCTCTTTACAAAAGAAAACACCAGTTGATTTTGAAATTAAATTCATTGCAAATGATTTAATGTTTGAATATAAGCTGTCTCTTGATCTGGGTGGTTTTCTTGATGAGGATTACAAGCGTAAGGTCGTATCCGAGACACTCAGTGTTAATGAGAAACTAGTCTTTTCGAGAAATCCTTCGTTAGAGTTTGGGGATTTGAATGTTATTAAGAAGTACGTCATTGTTGGGTTTGAGGGAAATGAAGAAAGCCTGTTTAACTTGGCCAAGAATAATTTAAATCCATCAGAGTTGTTCCTGATGAATGGTTTTAAGATCATGTTTAGTTCGAAGCTTTCAGATATTATTAAAAACTGGCTTGAAGATAAGTTTATGGTCTTTTGCCGAGCAGATTCTCTTCAGTCTCTGCCTTTAAGCTCTAAGAAGGCAACAATCTATATCAACTCAACGATTAATGAAGCAGCTCGTATTTTCGGGATCAACTCCAATGCTTTGGGATATCTTGCGAATGATGATGACTCTGAACCTAAACTTGTTTCCCTTGTAGGTGGCCAAAACGGAAATATGCCCGTACAGGCAGAAGTATTTGAGTCATATGGGACAATTCGCTTCGTCAATTTGTTTCCCGTCGTTATGAGTGCATTAGTCAATGGTGGCACTCTGGTTATTGATGAGTTTGATGCTTCCCTGCATCCGATGGCTTTGATGAGTATTGTAAACATATTTCATAATGATGAGGTGAATAAGAAAAAATCACAGCTGATCTTTAACACCCATAATCCGATATTCCTTAACTCGAATTTGTTTAGGAGGGATGAGATCAAGTTTGTAGAACGTGATGATGAATCCTTCTGCAGCACTCACTACTCGCTGTCCGACTTCGGTACCTCTGGCAGGAACGGAGTAAGGAACGGCAGTGAATATATGAAGAATTATTTCGTTAACCAGTACGGAGCAATTAAGGATATCGACTTTACCTCTGTTTTTGAAAATCTGTTGGAGAGCAGAGGTGAGCTAGTCGAAGATGGTAGCAAATCGGAGGGATAA
- a CDS encoding RNA polymerase sigma factor codes for MDRLELGVTSAIREDQENKRDKELAERAKMGDTEAFGELIQTHRDRAKRWAERMTQDSHMADDIVQDALVRAFLHVGTLADTSRFLPWLHRIVQNQANMRLRRGGPYKREQPIGGWQENEYGGVDPIQWDNLDSLLRHLTRMSAMSAAQKTDPAEQLLRKELFETIHVLLRALNRRERGIFESYFFRQLSPDEIAQMYHTTTGSVHTYLHRARRKLRQAHVRVMLGLPPEKGGEDMNQARIVKLAEWPQTSSTLTTFVDRIGHMLASIGDQRNTQDLMGESGFAFRMKISNKTTFADGIYIFDWRQTLKTIVEDLGYEISILCGQLSEKPVPLLAASERFPVVLPIEEAILPFIRRYINMGKPVLYFDTVASSPHVHEWSLIYGYDDAKREVYVTDLMLPEGKTLNYDDLAENPLRFLAGIDGKTAESVSGKRSAEDRAIEAIQFAIHYGRKGCNYWPMTDYLSYTSGLMAYDRWIHYMTDSGILPNRYGMGQLAAVYSETRKHAALYLKSVPLKGEAMRLVLLASEAYVQASEELQRLSTLVPFIRSSSLLTTEVRTECASLLQQAKVFEAAAIGYLENAMSLILGREER; via the coding sequence ATGGATCGTTTGGAGTTAGGGGTAACGAGCGCAATACGGGAGGATCAGGAAAACAAGCGTGACAAGGAATTGGCAGAACGGGCGAAAATGGGCGATACCGAAGCGTTCGGCGAGCTGATTCAGACGCACCGGGACCGGGCGAAGCGATGGGCGGAACGGATGACGCAAGATTCGCATATGGCTGACGATATCGTGCAGGATGCGCTTGTCCGCGCATTTTTGCATGTGGGAACGCTCGCGGACACAAGCCGTTTCCTGCCGTGGTTACACAGGATCGTACAAAATCAGGCAAATATGCGGCTGCGTCGGGGAGGCCCCTACAAGCGGGAGCAGCCTATCGGCGGATGGCAGGAGAACGAATACGGCGGAGTGGACCCCATCCAATGGGATAACCTTGACAGCCTGCTGCGCCACCTGACCCGGATGAGCGCAATGTCGGCGGCACAGAAGACGGACCCCGCAGAGCAATTGCTGCGCAAGGAGCTGTTCGAGACGATCCATGTGCTGCTGCGCGCGCTCAATCGCAGGGAAAGAGGTATCTTCGAGTCTTATTTTTTCCGACAGCTGTCCCCCGACGAGATCGCACAGATGTACCATACGACTACCGGCTCCGTACATACGTATCTGCACCGTGCCCGGCGCAAGCTCCGTCAGGCTCATGTCCGGGTTATGCTCGGCCTTCCTCCAGAGAAAGGAGGAGAAGATATGAATCAAGCGCGTATTGTGAAGCTGGCGGAGTGGCCTCAGACTTCCTCAACACTAACAACGTTCGTAGACCGGATCGGGCATATGCTGGCATCGATTGGTGATCAGCGGAATACGCAGGACCTGATGGGTGAGTCCGGATTTGCTTTCCGGATGAAAATCTCCAACAAAACGACATTTGCGGACGGAATTTATATTTTTGACTGGCGGCAGACATTGAAGACGATTGTGGAAGATTTGGGATATGAGATCAGTATCCTCTGCGGACAGCTATCGGAAAAGCCAGTTCCGCTGCTTGCCGCATCGGAGCGCTTTCCCGTTGTGCTCCCGATCGAGGAAGCGATTCTGCCGTTTATTCGCAGGTATATTAACATGGGTAAACCAGTGCTGTATTTCGACACAGTGGCGTCTTCGCCTCATGTTCACGAATGGTCACTCATCTACGGCTATGACGATGCTAAGCGGGAAGTATACGTTACCGACCTAATGCTGCCGGAGGGAAAAACGCTTAATTATGATGATTTGGCAGAAAATCCGTTAAGGTTTCTGGCAGGGATCGACGGGAAAACAGCAGAATCCGTCTCAGGTAAACGATCTGCCGAGGATCGTGCGATTGAAGCGATACAGTTCGCGATCCACTATGGGCGAAAAGGGTGCAACTACTGGCCGATGACCGATTATTTGTCATATACATCGGGGTTAATGGCTTATGATAGGTGGATCCATTACATGACGGACTCCGGAATCCTGCCAAACAGATACGGTATGGGGCAGCTGGCAGCGGTGTATTCGGAGACCAGGAAACATGCGGCGCTGTACCTTAAGTCAGTCCCGCTCAAGGGTGAGGCAATGCGCCTTGTGCTGCTGGCATCGGAGGCGTATGTACAAGCTTCGGAGGAGTTGCAGCGTCTAAGCACGCTTGTGCCGTTTATCCGCAGCTCATCCCTGCTCACCACGGAAGTCCGGACGGAATGCGCTTCATTGCTGCAGCAGGCCAAAGTGTTCGAAGCAGCTGCGATCGGTTATTTGGAGAATGCCATGAGCTTAATATTGGGGAGGGAAGAAAGATGA